In Vigna angularis cultivar LongXiaoDou No.4 chromosome 8, ASM1680809v1, whole genome shotgun sequence, one DNA window encodes the following:
- the LOC108344667 gene encoding protein trichome birefringence-like 19 has product MTMKARGNEVFNGKYTARTTAKSFLLVPFTLLLIMLPLSLMRNSHESTPEVSSATVSSSLNNTEIKHCDIFSGRWMHTSRPPYYTNETCHWIIDQQNCIKFGRPDREYLHWRWKPDECELPLFNATQFLNLLRGKKMVFVGDSVGRNQMQSLLCLLSHVSEPEDASHKYSSDVMYFKRYIYHEYNFTLGNLWSPYFVRSSDADPKGHSFNSIMRLYVDEADEAWTSEVEKFDIVIISSGQWFFRPLLFYEEGKLVGCNKCGMENVTDLTHLFGYRKAFRTAFRALNDLEGYKGVTFFRTFSPAHFENGDWNKGGKCVRTRPFSKQEMKLDGYILDMYMTQVEEFVEAQRVAKERGLNFVMMNTTEIMLLRPDGHPNNYGHSQDKNVTLNDCVHWCLPGPVDTWNEFLLHMLDVESKGYYSSKLERVF; this is encoded by the exons ATGACAATGAAGGCTCGGGGCAATGAGGTTTTCAATGGGAAGTACACAGCAAGAACCACAGCCAAAAGCTTTCTCCTGGTACCCTTCACTCTTCTTCTCATCATGCTCCCTCTTTCTCTCATGAGGAACTCTCACGAATCAACTCCTGAGGTGTCTTCTGCAACTGTCAGCAGCAGTTTGAACAACACAGAAATTAAACACTGTGACATCTTTTCTGGGAGATGGATGCATACTTCCAGACCACCTTACTACACCAATGAAACATGCCACTGGATTATTGACCAGCAAAATTGCATCAAGTTTGGGAGACCCGATAGAGAGTACCTGCATTGGAGGTGGAAGCCTGATGAATGTGAGCTTCCTCTCTTCAATGCAACTCAATTCTTGAATCTTCTCAGAGGAAAGAAAATGGTTTTTGTTGGAGACTCGGTGGGGAGAAACCAGATGCAGTCTTTGTTGTGCCTCCTAAGTCAT GTATCTGAACCTGAGGATGCTTCTCACAAATATTCTTCAGATGTCATGTACTTCAAACGGTATATCTATCACGAGTACAACTTCACCCTTGGAAATCTGTGGTCTCCATATTTTGTGAGATCCAGTGATGCTGACCCAAAAGGGCATTCCTTCAACAGCATAATGAGACTGTATGTGGATGAGGCAGATGAAGCATGGACCAGTGAGGTTGAGAAGTTTGACATTGTGATAATCTCATCAGGGCAATGGTTTTTCAGGCCTCTGCTGTTCTATGAAGAGGGTAAGCTTGTGGGATGCAACAAGTGTGGGATGGAGAATGTGACAGACCTGACACACCTCTTTGGATACAGGAAGGCATTCAGGACAGCATTTAGGGCACTGAATGATCTAGAAGGGTACAAGGGGGTGACATTTTTTAGGACATTCTCCCCAGCACACTTTGAGAATGGGGATTGGAACAAGGGAGGGAAGTGTGTGAGGACTAGGCCATTCAGCAAACAAGAAATGAAGCTTGATGGATACATTCTAGACATGTATATGACACAAGTGGAGGAGTTTGTAGAAGCACAAAGGGTAGCAAAAGAGAGGGGGTTGAATTTTGTGATGATGAACACAACTGAGATTATGCTTCTTAGGCCTGATGGACATCCCAACAACTATGGACATTCTCAGGACAAAAATGTGACACTGAATGACTGTGTTCACTGGTGTTTGCCAGGGCCAGTTGATACTTGGAATGAGTTTTTGCTGCATATGTTGGATGTAGAAAGTAAGGGATATTATAGTTCAAAGCTGGAGAGAGTTTTTTAA